Below is a genomic region from Argiope bruennichi chromosome 3, qqArgBrue1.1, whole genome shotgun sequence.
TGACGACAGAAGCATAATCTTTTCCAGCGGTagaagttttagattttattaattttcgggCTTCTTGATAAGATATTTGGTTTTTTACTTTAGTTGAAATGATTCCTTTTTCCTGCTTCCAGGCAAAACAGTTCCGAGAGAAAGAAGTATGCTCCCCTTTGCAATTCACACACTTCTCTTGAGCAATGCAATCAGTACTGTCGTGACCGACTTCTGCACAACGGGCACAAGTCAAAGTCCCGCGGCCAGAAGATTTGGAATGCCCGAAGCGTTGGCACTTGAAACAACGTAATGGATTGGGAACATAAGGTCTGACAGCAAGGCGCATATAACCGGCTTTAATGTGATCTGGTAATTTAGAGGAAGTAAATGTCAGAATTAAATGCTTAGTGTTCAGAAGCTGGCCATCTCTCCGTATAGATATACGCCGTACATGGCTCACCCCCTGTATTTGCAATTCTTTAGTGATTTCTTCAATCGGAACATTGAACAGCTCCCCACAGGAAATGACTCCTTTAGAGGAATTCAGAGATGCATGGGGAGAAACAGTGACCGGGATATTTGAAAGTgctttcattttaacaatttgttGAGATTGCTTGCGAGAACATACTTCGACCAGTAAATCACCGCATCTGAGCTTTTTAGTGCTTTTGACTTCACCAACAGTACTAGTAATAGCCTTTTCCACCAAAAACGGAGAAacagaatgaaatgtttcattagtGTCCAAtgatcttttaattataaaaaaagtaggaaaatttgTTGCTGTTGAGGTGTTGAAAGTAATTTGTTGCCCACCGAAGGGAGCCCGTTTGGTTTTACCCATACGACATTGATTTAAATTCAGGTCCGAcagcaccgcccaccacggagcccaacaagggaaggcagccaccggctctggccattcccag
It encodes:
- the LOC129962838 gene encoding uncharacterized protein LOC129962838, translating into MGKTKRAPFGGQQITFNTSTATNFPTFFIIKRSLDTNETFHSVSPFLVEKAITSTVGEVKSTKKLRCGDLLVEVCSRKQSQQIVKMKALSNIPVTVSPHASLNSSKGVISCGELFNVPIEEITKELQIQGVSHVRRISIRRDGQLLNTKHLILTFTSSKLPDHIKAGYMRLAVRPYVPNPLRCFKCQRFGHSKSSGRGTLTCARCAEVGHDSTDCIAQEKCVNCKGEHTSFSRNCFAWKQEKGIISTKVKNQISYQEARKLIKSKTSTAGKDYASVVKKLSTISTQWDLNDLNSGINLKQSDSAQSNPVHSNNLLIPSPRSVPPVCEVVSASPDLTDFKLVTHTKKTSPREVSQSMPVANFSSSTVKSKLYDKMDEANSVTETMSTDKSNQNTDSEIESDNAIIYNPHETIDETPPAPELSTDSTTVDKTVFKQSLQKRDMTHFALLNIANILGQAFAQVSSIDSYSPAFLLREAQGSVLSVTLFIVHLSQILNHLPQSVHGSLHFDDLQISCQGFNPMTSACSQILNNLPSSVQGTLVKDNSVVTLNSF